In the Leptotrichia sp. oral taxon 847 genome, one interval contains:
- a CDS encoding DKNYY domain-containing protein: protein MKRKSLLKILVLFILAGTIANAEYLKKDGEVYYEMPYLEIKLKVKGADAKTFENLGEDRMKIIGYFGKDSKNVYFLGKKLKDVSTKKFEILDEKYVKDYKNLYNLKTDSLSFFSIDEIKPKKVSIDGLDVKSFKVLENKKAFLTDYYTDKNSVYFHKDDLRKITGADKNSFEILVEYIARDKNNVYSKGEKLGNIDIKSFKYFEDGLAKDKNRVFYIEDNKDVTGVDAKTFERMGESYYFRDKNNVFALKDYNPYDLEMLKNIDRNSFNTLSKEIGKDKNGVYYFGEKIDGISSNNAKVVEALGNSDYILQSGNDHYLMTVNEKDSDNNERFEIKKIDSLNIDFDTFKYFEMSNLYKDKNSFYYHSDSDLKKIKSDIDVKSAEKVMKLNDFIKDKNNLYYYSNGKIEKINLKIDVNNLEYLDDGNSNFSNYLRDGENVYFVDNERGKVKIVKNVDRNTFKVVNGNYGVDSKNVYCFGEKLDFVELDGLKIFNEIYLKDKKNVYEISANDNDKVKVEPIKNLNIDVASFEDIFGGLNYKDKNSVYYVDENNGKVSLKILKGADPSTFEFGIISKDKNSVFIGNQKLKGVSSKGFEVLNDSLDFVKDYKNVYYLDRESDGITYKVEVLDTKGVDIPSFEFLGDSYNKYYKDKNNIYFLNDRDDKMKLEKLAGANLKTFEIMDGNFARDDKNLYIFEYKVDGIDPKTFEALNYEMIKDKNGVYFLENISEENENSEIKTRKLNLKGLDLRSFKKVDDSDYYFKDKNSIYYEDSGNLHKIENADLKTFKDLDYNFAKDKNNIYYKNKKLDGIDAASFEKIEFNFIKDKNRLYKIDEDEEKNEIKLIPINEKVNLENFEEIGGNYYKDDKNLYYFGENEFKKMEGADPNSFKYDNENYTFIAKDKNNVYFEGEKIKGIDVKSAEGIDGLWIKDKNSVFYRGKKLKKISSNNFNYFDGGISYDKILVDKNGAYKLLESENQKDKIIPLDSKNIDLKTLERFDTPIDGSNYFKDKNGVYFLNGEKFVKINGADRDSFEVTMSGKYGKDKNNVYFEGKRMEGKNPIEFEEEMLEKE from the coding sequence GAAAAAGTTTACTAAAAATATTGGTTTTATTTATTTTAGCGGGAACTATCGCAAATGCTGAGTATTTGAAAAAGGATGGAGAAGTTTATTATGAAATGCCATATCTTGAGATTAAGTTGAAAGTGAAAGGTGCGGATGCAAAGACTTTTGAAAATTTGGGAGAAGATAGGATGAAAATTATCGGCTATTTTGGGAAAGATAGCAAAAATGTTTATTTTCTTGGGAAAAAATTAAAAGATGTTTCAACTAAAAAATTTGAAATTTTGGATGAAAAGTATGTGAAGGATTACAAAAATTTGTATAATCTTAAAACTGATTCACTTTCTTTTTTTTCAATTGATGAAATAAAACCAAAAAAAGTGTCGATTGATGGACTTGATGTGAAAAGTTTTAAAGTTTTAGAAAATAAAAAAGCTTTTTTAACAGACTATTATACGGATAAAAATAGCGTTTATTTTCATAAAGATGATTTGAGAAAAATAACTGGAGCAGATAAAAATTCTTTTGAAATTTTGGTGGAATATATTGCCAGAGATAAAAATAATGTTTATTCTAAAGGGGAAAAGCTAGGAAATATAGATATTAAAAGCTTTAAATATTTTGAAGATGGGCTAGCAAAAGATAAGAACAGAGTTTTTTACATTGAGGATAATAAAGATGTTACAGGAGTAGATGCGAAAACTTTTGAAAGAATGGGAGAAAGTTATTATTTTAGAGATAAAAATAATGTCTTTGCTTTAAAGGATTATAATCCTTATGATTTGGAAATGTTGAAAAATATTGATAGAAATAGTTTTAATACTTTGAGTAAGGAAATTGGAAAGGATAAAAATGGAGTTTATTATTTTGGAGAAAAAATAGATGGAATTTCTTCGAATAATGCTAAAGTTGTTGAAGCGTTGGGAAATAGCGACTATATTCTTCAAAGTGGCAACGACCATTATTTGATGACTGTAAATGAAAAGGATTCAGATAATAATGAAAGATTTGAAATAAAGAAAATAGATAGCTTGAATATTGATTTTGATACATTTAAATATTTTGAGATGTCTAATTTGTATAAAGATAAAAATAGTTTTTATTATCATTCAGATAGTGACTTGAAAAAAATTAAAAGCGACATTGATGTGAAAAGTGCTGAAAAAGTGATGAAATTAAATGATTTTATAAAGGATAAAAATAACCTTTATTATTATTCTAACGGGAAAATTGAGAAGATTAATTTGAAAATAGATGTAAATAATTTGGAATACTTGGATGATGGAAATTCTAACTTTAGTAATTATTTGAGAGATGGGGAAAATGTTTACTTTGTAGATAATGAGCGTGGAAAAGTAAAAATTGTGAAAAATGTTGATAGAAATACATTTAAAGTTGTAAACGGAAATTATGGAGTGGATAGTAAAAATGTTTATTGTTTTGGAGAAAAATTGGATTTTGTAGAACTAGATGGGCTTAAAATCTTTAATGAGATTTATTTGAAAGATAAGAAAAATGTTTATGAAATTTCTGCAAATGATAATGACAAAGTGAAAGTAGAACCGATTAAAAATCTTAATATTGATGTAGCAAGTTTTGAAGATATTTTTGGTGGATTAAATTACAAAGATAAAAATTCAGTTTATTATGTTGATGAAAATAATGGAAAAGTCTCTTTAAAAATATTAAAAGGAGCAGATCCGTCTACATTTGAGTTTGGAATTATTTCAAAAGATAAAAATAGTGTTTTTATTGGAAATCAGAAGTTGAAAGGTGTGAGTTCCAAAGGGTTTGAAGTATTAAATGATAGTTTAGATTTTGTAAAAGATTATAAGAATGTTTACTATTTGGATAGAGAAAGTGATGGGATTACTTATAAAGTGGAAGTTTTAGATACAAAAGGAGTTGACATTCCGAGTTTTGAATTTTTGGGGGATTCTTACAACAAATATTACAAAGATAAGAATAACATATATTTTTTGAATGATAGAGATGACAAAATGAAACTTGAAAAATTGGCTGGTGCAAATCTAAAAACATTTGAAATTATGGATGGTAATTTTGCAAGAGATGATAAAAATCTTTATATTTTTGAGTACAAAGTGGATGGAATTGATCCAAAGACATTTGAAGCATTGAACTATGAAATGATAAAAGATAAAAATGGAGTATATTTTTTGGAAAATATTTCAGAAGAAAATGAAAATTCAGAAATAAAAACTAGAAAGTTGAACTTAAAAGGATTGGATTTGAGAAGTTTTAAAAAAGTTGATGATAGCGATTATTATTTTAAAGATAAAAATAGTATTTACTACGAAGATTCTGGAAATTTACATAAAATAGAAAATGCTGACTTGAAAACATTCAAAGACTTGGATTATAATTTTGCGAAAGATAAAAATAATATTTATTATAAAAATAAAAAATTGGATGGAATCGATGCTGCAAGTTTTGAAAAAATAGAATTTAATTTTATAAAAGATAAAAACAGACTTTATAAAATTGACGAAGATGAAGAAAAAAATGAGATAAAATTAATTCCAATCAATGAAAAAGTCAATCTTGAAAATTTTGAAGAAATAGGCGGAAATTATTATAAAGACGATAAAAATCTCTATTATTTTGGAGAAAATGAGTTTAAGAAAATGGAAGGAGCAGATCCAAATTCATTTAAATATGACAACGAAAATTATACTTTTATTGCAAAAGACAAAAACAATGTTTATTTTGAAGGAGAAAAAATAAAAGGAATAGATGTTAAGAGTGCCGAAGGAATAGACGGGCTTTGGATAAAAGATAAAAATAGTGTGTTTTATCGAGGGAAGAAATTGAAGAAAATCAGTTCAAATAACTTTAACTATTTTGATGGTGGAATTTCGTATGATAAAATTTTAGTTGACAAAAATGGAGCTTACAAATTGCTGGAAAGTGAAAATCAAAAAGATAAAATAATTCCACTCGACAGCAAAAACATCGACTTAAAAACTCTTGAAAGATTTGATACACCAATAGATGGTTCAAATTATTTCAAAGATAAAAACGGAGTTTATTTCTTGAACGGAGAAAAATTTGTAAAAATAAATGGAGCAGATAGAGATAGTTTTGAAGTAACGATGAGTGGGAAATATGGGAAAGATAAGAATAATGTTTATTTTGAAGGAAAAAGAATGGAAGGGAAAAATCCGATTGAATTTGAGGAGGAAATGTTGGAGAAGGAGTAA
- a CDS encoding AAA family ATPase: protein MDIGIKAKLPIGISDFKKIIKNDYYYFDKTNLIENILKDGSEVKLFTRPRRFGKTLNMSMLKYFFDVKNKDENRRLFEGLNISKSEYFGMQGNFPVISVSFKKYQEKDWKNGFDMIKDIISGLYDEFEFVKEKLSTRKKKKFDSILMEEANLANWKNSLVDLSNYLYDFYGKKVIVLIDEYDQPIINSYIEGYYDETIDFFKSFYGAVLKDNEYLEMGVMTGILRIAKENIFSGLNNLEVHTILDDEFTEYFGIIENEVEKSLEDFGLEYELKDVQKWYNGYLFGNRQVYNPWSIINFLKNGKLKPYWVNTSGNGLIKLYLKKLRDTIFDDFTKLLDKKSILKIINDNMTFGNLEANFEKNIWNLFFHSGYLTLAEKYDEMKKIVNIKIPNKEILEMFSDMFIEVYFKNTGIFLDMTNALTNGDISNFKKYLKEILLENAGIFDVSGTYKEQFYHGLMLGLILTLKNEYEITSNNFAGKGRYDLLLKPKNILEGKEGIIIKLKIINEVKNLNDNKIHEKLEKECEVALKQIDEKEYSSVLKNAGVEKLLKIGIAFLGKEFEIKFERE from the coding sequence ATGGACATTGGGATTAAAGCAAAATTGCCAATTGGAATATCTGATTTCAAAAAAATTATCAAAAATGACTATTATTATTTTGATAAAACCAATCTAATTGAAAATATTTTAAAGGATGGTTCTGAAGTAAAACTATTTACTCGTCCTAGACGATTTGGAAAAACATTGAATATGTCGATGCTTAAATACTTTTTTGATGTTAAGAATAAAGATGAGAACAGGAGATTGTTTGAAGGGTTGAATATTTCTAAAAGTGAATATTTTGGCATGCAGGGGAATTTTCCTGTGATTTCGGTTTCGTTTAAGAAGTATCAGGAAAAAGATTGGAAAAATGGATTTGATATGATTAAAGATATTATTTCTGGCTTGTATGATGAATTTGAGTTTGTGAAGGAAAAACTTAGTACAAGAAAAAAGAAAAAGTTTGATTCGATATTGATGGAGGAGGCTAATCTTGCTAATTGGAAAAATTCGTTGGTGGATCTTTCAAATTATTTGTATGATTTTTATGGAAAAAAAGTGATCGTTTTAATAGATGAATATGATCAACCAATAATAAATTCCTATATCGAGGGATATTACGATGAAACTATTGATTTTTTTAAAAGTTTTTACGGAGCTGTTTTGAAAGATAATGAGTATCTTGAAATGGGAGTTATGACTGGGATTTTGAGGATTGCTAAGGAAAATATTTTTTCTGGGTTGAATAATTTAGAAGTTCATACAATTTTAGATGATGAATTTACAGAATATTTTGGGATTATAGAAAACGAAGTGGAGAAATCACTCGAAGATTTTGGTTTGGAGTATGAATTGAAAGATGTCCAAAAATGGTATAATGGTTATTTATTTGGAAATAGACAAGTTTATAATCCGTGGTCTATTATCAATTTTTTAAAAAATGGAAAATTGAAACCTTATTGGGTAAACACAAGTGGAAATGGTCTTATTAAATTGTATTTGAAAAAGTTAAGAGACACTATTTTTGATGATTTCACAAAACTTCTTGATAAAAAAAGTATATTAAAAATCATTAATGATAATATGACTTTTGGTAATTTGGAAGCAAATTTTGAAAAAAATATTTGGAATTTATTTTTTCATAGTGGTTACTTGACTCTGGCAGAAAAATATGATGAAATGAAAAAAATTGTCAATATAAAAATACCCAATAAAGAAATTTTAGAAATGTTTTCGGATATGTTTATTGAAGTATATTTTAAAAATACTGGAATTTTTTTGGATATGACTAATGCGCTTACAAATGGTGATATTTCAAATTTCAAAAAATATCTAAAAGAAATTTTATTGGAAAATGCTGGAATATTTGATGTGAGTGGAACTTACAAAGAGCAATTTTATCACGGATTGATGTTAGGATTAATTTTAACTTTGAAAAATGAATACGAAATTACATCGAATAATTTTGCGGGAAAAGGAAGATATGATTTACTTTTAAAACCTAAAAATATTTTGGAAGGAAAAGAAGGAATTATTATTAAGTTGAAAATTATTAATGAAGTGAAAAATTTAAATGATAATAAAATTCATGAAAAACTTGAAAAAGAATGTGAAGTTGCATTAAAGCAGATTGATGAGAAAGAATATAGTTCAGTTTTAAAAAATGCTGGAGTTGAGAAACTTTTGAAAATTGGGATTGCATTTTTGGGAAAAGAATTTGAAATAAAGTTTGAAAGAGAATAA